A stretch of the Chitinophaga sp. Cy-1792 genome encodes the following:
- a CDS encoding FecR family protein — protein MNTDQIKILLEKYNQGNCSPEEAHIIEQWFENINRHQSVVKNDDVLQLDLDEVKSLINEQIAPQREVTPPAPAENIRSLRPWYFAAAAAAVFAAIIVTFTFTRNKTDISQPMAADFKTSTRALVNGFIEITTPSGIAETVTLEDGSTITMNGSSKLRYPQHFDKKARNIWLEEGEALFDAARDPARSFTVYSGSIATSALGTSFNVRSYAHEDDITVSLISGKVKVERKGNEDVPTILLPSEKISFNRISLNMIRSSFSNPDYITGWKKGTLNFKDANFDEIARTLKGRFGVTLINQSSKKEWSYKGTFREEGIKELMDDITLARELSYTIQNDTIYLKNKN, from the coding sequence GTGAACACAGATCAGATAAAAATATTACTGGAAAAATATAACCAGGGCAACTGCTCACCGGAGGAAGCGCATATCATTGAACAATGGTTCGAGAATATCAATCGTCATCAGTCTGTTGTAAAGAATGATGATGTACTCCAATTAGATTTAGACGAAGTTAAAAGCCTTATAAATGAGCAAATAGCACCGCAAAGGGAAGTTACTCCCCCTGCCCCGGCAGAAAATATCAGAAGCCTCCGCCCATGGTATTTCGCCGCCGCCGCTGCTGCTGTTTTTGCCGCCATCATCGTAACATTCACTTTTACCAGGAATAAAACCGACATATCACAACCAATGGCCGCCGACTTCAAAACAAGTACCCGCGCGCTCGTCAATGGTTTTATAGAGATCACCACCCCTTCCGGTATCGCAGAAACAGTTACCCTGGAAGATGGTAGCACCATTACCATGAATGGTAGCAGTAAACTACGTTACCCGCAACATTTCGACAAAAAAGCCCGTAATATCTGGCTGGAAGAAGGCGAAGCCCTGTTTGACGCTGCCCGCGACCCCGCCAGGTCATTCACCGTATATAGCGGCTCCATCGCCACCAGCGCGCTCGGAACCTCCTTCAACGTACGTTCCTATGCCCACGAAGACGATATCACCGTGTCCCTGATTTCCGGAAAAGTGAAAGTAGAACGCAAGGGTAATGAAGATGTACCCACCATCCTCCTCCCCAGCGAAAAAATCAGCTTCAACAGAATATCACTCAACATGATAAGATCTTCCTTCTCCAACCCTGACTATATTACAGGATGGAAAAAAGGAACCCTGAATTTTAAAGATGCCAATTTTGACGAAATAGCCCGTACCCTGAAAGGCCGTTTCGGCGTAACACTCATCAATCAAAGCAGTAAAAAGGAATGGAGCTATAAAGGCACCTTCAGAGAAGAAGGCATTAAAGAGTTAATGGACGATATTACCCTGGCCAGAGAACTTTCTTATACCATTCAAAACGACACAATCTATCTGAAAAACAAAAACTAA
- a CDS encoding RNA polymerase sigma factor, whose product MYSSYQDHELVSLIKSDNIAAFNAIYDRYSKMLYLFIYSKLDASDISKDVLQDLFISLWEKRQTLVLKESLKSYLYQAARHKIIDIYRKNTTYRKYLQQLIEHFDEQPHSITDHVDTKARTQEMFEAINHLPEKMKEIFMLSRFENLSVEQIATHLNLSQQTVKNQITKALKILRANYAQPDIILLVVSILLGYLV is encoded by the coding sequence ATGTACAGCAGTTATCAAGATCATGAATTAGTATCGCTGATAAAAAGCGATAACATTGCTGCCTTCAATGCCATCTATGACCGGTACAGCAAAATGCTGTATTTGTTTATCTATAGTAAACTGGATGCCAGCGATATCAGCAAAGATGTTTTGCAGGACCTCTTTATTTCCCTGTGGGAAAAAAGACAAACCCTGGTATTGAAGGAATCCCTCAAATCCTACCTCTACCAGGCGGCCCGGCATAAAATAATAGACATCTACCGTAAAAACACTACTTACAGAAAATATCTGCAGCAGCTCATCGAACACTTCGATGAGCAGCCGCATTCCATCACCGACCATGTGGATACCAAAGCCAGAACACAGGAAATGTTCGAGGCCATCAACCACCTGCCGGAAAAAATGAAGGAAATTTTCATGCTGAGCAGGTTCGAGAACCTGAGTGTCGAACAGATCGCCACCCACCTCAACCTCTCCCAGCAGACTGTTAAAAACCAGATTACCAAGGCGTTAAAAATATTACGCGCCAATTATGCCCAGCCGGACATCATCCTGCTGGTGGTTTCCATTTTACTGGGTTACCTGGTGTAA
- a CDS encoding AraC family transcriptional regulator — protein MKPILIKVGAFADNQITIIERCDPYFNTPFHFHAECELVFVTESHGKRIVGDSIESFEEGDMVFLGPHIPHVWYNDEAYYKGDESLKARSVVIYFPKDIFGEKFYGLPETKALSELFHKAQRGMKITGPTYDLLKPEILSLPRKEGLERIISLLHILKTLSETRDCYYLASTGYSHAYNLKDNHKIDEVFKYVMNNFSKEISLQDVASITNLSPQSFCRFFKNRTKKSFVQFLNEVRIGHACKRLTEEDWSIAEIAYSCGFKNLSNFNRFFKEIVGKTPKEYKNELRLKEA, from the coding sequence ATGAAACCCATTCTTATTAAAGTTGGGGCCTTTGCCGATAACCAGATCACTATTATCGAAAGATGTGATCCTTATTTCAACACACCATTTCACTTTCATGCCGAATGTGAGCTGGTATTTGTGACGGAGAGCCATGGAAAGCGCATCGTGGGCGACAGCATAGAAAGCTTTGAGGAGGGCGACATGGTATTTCTCGGGCCACATATACCGCATGTATGGTACAACGACGAGGCCTATTACAAAGGGGATGAGAGCCTGAAAGCTCGTTCTGTGGTGATTTATTTCCCGAAAGACATCTTCGGGGAGAAATTTTACGGCCTTCCGGAAACCAAGGCGCTGAGTGAGTTATTCCATAAAGCGCAGCGTGGTATGAAGATCACTGGCCCTACCTACGACCTGCTGAAGCCGGAAATCCTGTCTTTACCCCGCAAAGAGGGACTTGAAAGGATTATCTCCCTGCTCCACATCTTAAAAACGCTGTCTGAAACCAGGGATTGCTATTACCTGGCCAGCACTGGTTATTCGCATGCCTACAACCTGAAAGACAACCACAAGATTGATGAAGTTTTTAAATATGTGATGAACAACTTCTCCAAGGAGATCTCCCTGCAGGATGTTGCCAGCATTACTAACCTGTCGCCGCAGTCGTTCTGCCGCTTCTTTAAAAACCGAACCAAGAAGTCTTTTGTGCAGTTCCTCAATGAGGTACGTATCGGCCATGCCTGCAAGCGCCTGACAGAGGAAGACTGGTCTATTGCGGAAATTGCCTACTCCTGCGGGTTTAAAAATCTGTCCAATTTCAACAGATTCTTTAAAGAGATCGTCGGAAAAACACCAAAAGAATATAAAAATGAACTTCGCCTGAAAGAAGCGTAA
- a CDS encoding LacI family DNA-binding transcriptional regulator produces MKGISIKDIAKQAGVSPTTVSFVLNGKAKEKRISDQVSKKIQKIAGKLKYKPNQLARGLRTGKTKTIGLIVEDIANSFFATLAKVVEDEADKSGYKVLYGSTEDNTEKARGLLDVLKYRQVDGYIITPTKNLDKDIELLQTAGKPIVLMDRYFPHVDSSYVVVDNFKGAKDATAHLIKQGYKKIAIITTTSDQVQMKDRLDGYLSALKDAGIAVNKSLVKKLAFDQEREGFDEEIKKFITNTKGLDAIFFATNYLGIYGIESIRSLGLAIGKEIGVVSFDDHDIFRLHSPAITCVAQPVKEIGQQIVQILMQELNHPGTEPQQVVLPLDLIIRPSSRK; encoded by the coding sequence ATGAAAGGTATCTCTATTAAAGATATTGCTAAACAGGCAGGCGTTTCTCCCACCACTGTTTCATTCGTATTGAATGGTAAGGCAAAAGAGAAAAGAATCAGCGATCAGGTTAGCAAAAAAATTCAGAAAATCGCCGGTAAGCTGAAATATAAACCAAATCAGCTGGCAAGAGGATTGCGTACCGGGAAAACCAAAACAATCGGGCTCATCGTAGAAGATATCGCCAACAGCTTCTTCGCCACACTCGCAAAAGTAGTGGAAGATGAAGCCGATAAATCGGGGTACAAGGTACTGTATGGCTCCACGGAAGACAATACCGAAAAAGCCCGCGGCCTCCTGGACGTACTCAAATACCGCCAGGTAGATGGTTATATTATTACGCCCACGAAAAACCTGGACAAAGACATTGAACTGCTCCAGACAGCCGGCAAGCCCATCGTACTGATGGACCGCTACTTCCCGCATGTGGATTCCAGCTATGTAGTAGTGGATAACTTCAAAGGCGCCAAAGATGCCACTGCCCATCTGATCAAACAGGGATATAAAAAGATTGCCATCATCACCACCACTTCTGATCAGGTGCAGATGAAAGACCGTCTGGACGGCTATCTCAGTGCACTGAAAGATGCCGGCATCGCGGTGAATAAATCTCTCGTCAAAAAATTAGCCTTCGACCAGGAAAGGGAAGGATTTGACGAGGAAATCAAAAAGTTTATCACCAACACGAAAGGACTGGATGCCATCTTCTTTGCAACCAACTACCTGGGCATCTATGGCATTGAAAGTATCCGTAGCCTGGGCCTCGCCATCGGCAAGGAAATTGGCGTAGTGAGCTTCGATGACCATGATATCTTCCGCCTGCATAGTCCGGCCATTACCTGCGTAGCACAGCCTGTTAAGGAAATCGGCCAGCAGATCGTGCAGATCCTCATGCAGGAACTCAACCACCCGGGTACCGAACCGCAACAGGTGGTATTACCACTCGACCTGATCATCAGGCCTTCTTCCCGTAAATGA